The following proteins are encoded in a genomic region of Gossypium hirsutum isolate 1008001.06 chromosome D05, Gossypium_hirsutum_v2.1, whole genome shotgun sequence:
- the LOC107907491 gene encoding VIN3-like protein 2 isoform X2 → MDFSFEGVALDPSKCSKLSMDEKRELVYELSKRTSRAPEMLQSWSRQEILQILCAEMGKERKYTGLTKLKIIENLLKIVAEKNLGDHESVMDPEMQSSLTNGQRTAKRQRKADHPCRLPVPVNDFATNNGGDDMTNAIYCKNSACKASLRQEDTFCKRCSCCICYKFDDNKDPSLWLICSSEPPFQGNSCGMSCHLECALKHEKSGFLKDKRHAGLDGIFYCVPCGKVNDLLGCWRKQLMAAKDTRRVDILCYRVSLGQKLLNGTQKYQKLSEIINEAVKKLEAEVGPLTGVPVKMGRGIVNRLSSGPEVQKLCSSAVELLDKMIFDMISNSLPGSIPKLPSIIRFEDVQPTSVTVIVGSEETLPGVNVGYTLCYRKVHDMEYPEKPISTMLVPNMRYVATGLTPATEYRFKIVSFNGTRWEIPISTACIGDEVPSCPVMGISQSPTTNCSSLSNPSSVEDETNNVTPYSAQNDDRADNYLTYCKDTDKIVSTNLCEGGPNTGEVSLLGMDRAIVGPLPDSDVVNVEKKHTLDDPITEDTSTDNGSDALVQIGTECVPFVGCSEAALPVTPCRMEIVKDGQGRSGRSKTSNKDLENQTGNAEDHQDGSSSKKRSGERRDEECVENGLSEMDFEHCVKVIRWLECEGHIEKNFRQKFLTWYSLRATTQEVRVVKVFIDILNADPASLAEQLVDTFSDCISSKKSSVVPAGLCMKLWH, encoded by the exons ATGGATTTCTCTTTTGagg GAGTTGCACTTGATCCATCAAAATGTAGTAAATTGAGTATGGATGAAAAGAGAGAACTAGTCTATGAATTATCAAAGAGGACAAGTAGGGCCCCCGAAATGCTACAATCATGGAGCCGTCAAGAGATTTTACAAATCCTATGTGCTGAGATGGGGAAAGAAAGGAAATATACTGGCTTGACTAAGCTGAAAATTATAGAAAACCTTTTGAAAATTGTAGCCGAAAAGAATTTAGGGGATCATGAGAGTGTAATGGATCCTGAAATGCAATCCTCCCTAACAAATGGTCAGAGAACAGCCAAAAGGCAGAGGAAAGCTGATCATCCTTGTCGACTGCCTGTTCCGGTCAATGATTTTGCAACCAACAATGGTGGCGATGACATGACCAATGCTATTTATTGTAAAAATTCGGCTTGCAAGGCTAGCTTGAGACAAGAAGATACATTTTGCAAGAGGTGTTCCTGCTGCATTTGTTATAAGTTTGATGACAACAAGGATCCCAGCCTGTGGTTAATATGCAGCTCAGAGCCTCCTTTCCAAGGCAATTCTTGTGGCATGTCATGTCATCTTGAGTGTGCTTTAAAACATGAGAAGTCTGGTTTTCTAAAAGATAAACGGCATGCTGGACTTGATGGGATCTTTTATTGTGTACCATGTGGGAAAGTAAATGATTTGCTTGG GTGCTGGAGAAAACAATTGATGGCTGCAAAAGATACGAGGAGGGTGGACATACTCTGTTATCGTGTCTCTTTAGGCCAAAAACTTCTTAATGgtactcaaaagtaccaaaaactTTCTGAGATCATCAATGAAGCAGTTAAGAAGCTTGAAGCTGAAGTAGGTCCATTAACTGGTGTGCCTGTGAAGATGGGCAGGGGTATCGTCAACAGGCTTTCTTCAGGACCTGAGGTTCAGAAACTATGTTCTTCCGCGGTGGAGTTGCttgataaaatgatttttgatatgatctcaaattctttaccag GTTCAATCCCAAAACTTCCATCAATTATACGCTTTGAAGATGTTCAACCAACTTCCGTTACTGTGATTGTGGGTTCTGAAGAAACTTTACCAGGCGTTAATGTTGGTTACACTTTGTGTTATCGCAAGGTTCATGATATGGAATATCCTGAAAAACCGATTAGTACCATGTTAGTGCCAAATATGAGGTATGTTGCCACAGGGTTGACTCCAGCTACAGAGTATCGTTTCAAAATTGTCTCCTTTAATGGGACGAGATGGGAAATTCCGATTTCAACAGCCTGTATCGGAGATGAAGTCCCAAGCTGCCCTGTGATGGGAATAAGTCAAAGCCCAACAACCAACTGTAGTAGCCTTTCTAATCCATCTTCTGTGGAGGATGAAACTAATAATGTTACTCCGTATAGTGCTCAGAATGATGACCGGGCAGACAATTATCTGACATATTGCAAGGACACTGATAAAATTGTTTCCACAAATCTATGTGAAGGTGGCCCTAACACGGGTGAAGTTTCTCTATTGGGCATGGACCGTGCTATAGTTGGTCCCTTGCCCGATTCAGATGTCGTAAATGTTGAGAAAAAACACACATTGGATGACCCAATTACGGAGGATACAAGCACCGATAACGGTTCTGATGCCCTGGTTCAGATTGGTACTGAGTGCGTGCCATTTGTGGGTTGTTCAGAAGCTGCCCTTCCTGTTACTCCCTGTAGGATGGAAATAGTTAAAGATGGGCAAGGAAGGAGTGGGAGAAGTAAAACCAGCAACAAGGACCTAGAGAATCAGACCGGGAATGCAGAAGATCACCAAGACGGAAGCTCCTCCAAGAAGAGAAGTGGGGAAAGACGGGATGAAGAATGCGTGGAAAATGGACTCTCAGAAATGGATTTCGAGCATTGTGTGAAGGTGATCAGATGGTTGGAATGTGAAGGACATATCGAGAAGAACTTCAGGCAAAAATTCCTAACCTGGTATAGTTTGAGAGCCACTACACAAGAAGTGAGGGTTGTGAAGGTATTCATTGATATCTTGAATGCAGACCCGGCATCGCTTGCGGAGCAACTGGTTGACACTTTCTCGGATTGTATCTCGAGCAAAAAATCGTCTGTGGTGCCTGCTGGTCTTTGTATGAAGCTTTGGCATTGA
- the LOC107907491 gene encoding VIN3-like protein 2 isoform X1, with translation MDFSFEGVALDPSKCSKLSMDEKRELVYELSKRTSRAPEMLQSWSRQEILQILCAEMGKERKYTGLTKLKIIENLLKIVAEKNLGDHESVMDPEMQSSLTNGQRTAKRQRKADHPCRLPVPVNDFATNNGGDDMTNAIYCKNSACKASLRQEDTFCKRCSCCICYKFDDNKDPSLWLICSSEPPFQGNSCGMSCHLECALKHEKSGFLKDKRHAGLDGIFYCVPCGKVNDLLGCWRKQLMAAKDTRRVDILCYRVSLGQKLLNGTQKYQKLSEIINEAVKKLEAEVGPLTGVPVKMGRGIVNRLSSGPEVQKLCSSAVELLDKMIFDMISNSLPAGSIPKLPSIIRFEDVQPTSVTVIVGSEETLPGVNVGYTLCYRKVHDMEYPEKPISTMLVPNMRYVATGLTPATEYRFKIVSFNGTRWEIPISTACIGDEVPSCPVMGISQSPTTNCSSLSNPSSVEDETNNVTPYSAQNDDRADNYLTYCKDTDKIVSTNLCEGGPNTGEVSLLGMDRAIVGPLPDSDVVNVEKKHTLDDPITEDTSTDNGSDALVQIGTECVPFVGCSEAALPVTPCRMEIVKDGQGRSGRSKTSNKDLENQTGNAEDHQDGSSSKKRSGERRDEECVENGLSEMDFEHCVKVIRWLECEGHIEKNFRQKFLTWYSLRATTQEVRVVKVFIDILNADPASLAEQLVDTFSDCISSKKSSVVPAGLCMKLWH, from the exons ATGGATTTCTCTTTTGagg GAGTTGCACTTGATCCATCAAAATGTAGTAAATTGAGTATGGATGAAAAGAGAGAACTAGTCTATGAATTATCAAAGAGGACAAGTAGGGCCCCCGAAATGCTACAATCATGGAGCCGTCAAGAGATTTTACAAATCCTATGTGCTGAGATGGGGAAAGAAAGGAAATATACTGGCTTGACTAAGCTGAAAATTATAGAAAACCTTTTGAAAATTGTAGCCGAAAAGAATTTAGGGGATCATGAGAGTGTAATGGATCCTGAAATGCAATCCTCCCTAACAAATGGTCAGAGAACAGCCAAAAGGCAGAGGAAAGCTGATCATCCTTGTCGACTGCCTGTTCCGGTCAATGATTTTGCAACCAACAATGGTGGCGATGACATGACCAATGCTATTTATTGTAAAAATTCGGCTTGCAAGGCTAGCTTGAGACAAGAAGATACATTTTGCAAGAGGTGTTCCTGCTGCATTTGTTATAAGTTTGATGACAACAAGGATCCCAGCCTGTGGTTAATATGCAGCTCAGAGCCTCCTTTCCAAGGCAATTCTTGTGGCATGTCATGTCATCTTGAGTGTGCTTTAAAACATGAGAAGTCTGGTTTTCTAAAAGATAAACGGCATGCTGGACTTGATGGGATCTTTTATTGTGTACCATGTGGGAAAGTAAATGATTTGCTTGG GTGCTGGAGAAAACAATTGATGGCTGCAAAAGATACGAGGAGGGTGGACATACTCTGTTATCGTGTCTCTTTAGGCCAAAAACTTCTTAATGgtactcaaaagtaccaaaaactTTCTGAGATCATCAATGAAGCAGTTAAGAAGCTTGAAGCTGAAGTAGGTCCATTAACTGGTGTGCCTGTGAAGATGGGCAGGGGTATCGTCAACAGGCTTTCTTCAGGACCTGAGGTTCAGAAACTATGTTCTTCCGCGGTGGAGTTGCttgataaaatgatttttgatatgatctcaaattctttaccag CAGGTTCAATCCCAAAACTTCCATCAATTATACGCTTTGAAGATGTTCAACCAACTTCCGTTACTGTGATTGTGGGTTCTGAAGAAACTTTACCAGGCGTTAATGTTGGTTACACTTTGTGTTATCGCAAGGTTCATGATATGGAATATCCTGAAAAACCGATTAGTACCATGTTAGTGCCAAATATGAGGTATGTTGCCACAGGGTTGACTCCAGCTACAGAGTATCGTTTCAAAATTGTCTCCTTTAATGGGACGAGATGGGAAATTCCGATTTCAACAGCCTGTATCGGAGATGAAGTCCCAAGCTGCCCTGTGATGGGAATAAGTCAAAGCCCAACAACCAACTGTAGTAGCCTTTCTAATCCATCTTCTGTGGAGGATGAAACTAATAATGTTACTCCGTATAGTGCTCAGAATGATGACCGGGCAGACAATTATCTGACATATTGCAAGGACACTGATAAAATTGTTTCCACAAATCTATGTGAAGGTGGCCCTAACACGGGTGAAGTTTCTCTATTGGGCATGGACCGTGCTATAGTTGGTCCCTTGCCCGATTCAGATGTCGTAAATGTTGAGAAAAAACACACATTGGATGACCCAATTACGGAGGATACAAGCACCGATAACGGTTCTGATGCCCTGGTTCAGATTGGTACTGAGTGCGTGCCATTTGTGGGTTGTTCAGAAGCTGCCCTTCCTGTTACTCCCTGTAGGATGGAAATAGTTAAAGATGGGCAAGGAAGGAGTGGGAGAAGTAAAACCAGCAACAAGGACCTAGAGAATCAGACCGGGAATGCAGAAGATCACCAAGACGGAAGCTCCTCCAAGAAGAGAAGTGGGGAAAGACGGGATGAAGAATGCGTGGAAAATGGACTCTCAGAAATGGATTTCGAGCATTGTGTGAAGGTGATCAGATGGTTGGAATGTGAAGGACATATCGAGAAGAACTTCAGGCAAAAATTCCTAACCTGGTATAGTTTGAGAGCCACTACACAAGAAGTGAGGGTTGTGAAGGTATTCATTGATATCTTGAATGCAGACCCGGCATCGCTTGCGGAGCAACTGGTTGACACTTTCTCGGATTGTATCTCGAGCAAAAAATCGTCTGTGGTGCCTGCTGGTCTTTGTATGAAGCTTTGGCATTGA
- the LOC107907492 gene encoding WD repeat-containing protein 75 — protein sequence MMRGGRSLVSSPPAFSNDAKKLLVCTSNTVSVFSTVTGLLITSLEGHTALVTSVIVVPPSNPAAKVLCYCWTASLDGTIRYWDFSLPELMKTIDIRMPIFSMVIPSFLDVPAEENGKHQDLFAYVSIEDTKETQERTKASRRQIRKCNLSKSRLVGRLILGETRKPEVLTVSPSGKFFGIRNKCKLHIWKVLDQGSERAAVRKITLHHTKKITVIAFHPTQRIIAAGDVTGRILTWRGFGNRAFAASNGVADQKLINVQEDKPGVRDNDDADSCSTWHWHSAEVNVLSFSSDGSYLYSGGKEGVLVVWQLDTGKKKFLPRIGSPLLYFIDSPDPTLSSISCADNQIHLLKMPSMGILKTISGIKAPCFYPDIHKGLGNGIAFDQTAGIVAVRTENYCIQFYSLFDDRGVSEVQVCERNHQPGDDVTVIVTSVALSIDGSLMSTSEVKLAEEGIGGLVCLKFWDAGSQNKEFSLSTIVYEPHRDAGISAVKFHPSGNMVVSSSFGGDFKVWKCNHDVIQNDQMRQNFSWTCHSVGSYKKKPMTAAAFSADGSVLAVAAETLITLWNPYKNVLLAVLGETLTPIVNLSFVGKSDNLVAASCGSNPQLSVWNMSKLSVSWSYKLHIEAVASAVDLSSFAALVLLPESSKKTTFKGMDGVILLFNATDPVPTVIWSVRKAKGGALCFVQVNPSSVEEISIDGKAPEVLLAYMNGDHEYVLFDPYCKDAREVSVSQKEGLAAHDHKGQAGQYGYASIYGELPEFDRKRPEAPWVPSFPSDRPWETIFSGSSHNLPPLTKLCSAFLESLLEKRTAAAE from the exons ATGATGAGAGGTGGTCGAAGCTTAGTGTCTTCACCTCCTGCCTTCTCTAATGACGCCAAGAAACTCCTCGTCTGCACCTCCAACACCGTCTCCGTCTTCAGCACCGTCACCGGCCTCCtg ATAACCTCACTCGAGGGTCACACGGCGCTCGTCACCTCCGTCATCGTAGTTCCGCCTTCGAATCCAGCCGCAAAGGTTTTGTGTTATTGTTGGACCGCTTCGCTTGATGGCACCATTCGTTATTGGGATTTTTCTTTGCCTGAGCTAATGAAAACTATCGATATTCGAATGCCAATCTTCTCCATG GTGATTCCATCTTTCCTTGACGTTCCAGCTGAGGAAAATGGAAAGCATCAAGACCTTTTTGCATATGTGTCTATTGAAGATACAAAGGAAACACAAGAGAGGACCAAAGCCTCGAGAAGACAAATCCGGAAGTGTAACTTAAGCAAGTCTCGTTTAGTTGGTAGATTAATTTTGGGGGAG ACAAGAAAGCCAGAGGTTTTAACTGTTAGTCCATCAGGAAAATTCTTTGGCATCCGAAATAAGTGCAAGCTTCATATATGGAAGGTTCTTGATCAGGGGTCTGAGCGTGCAGCAGTTAGGAAGATAACACTACACCATACAAAGAAGATTACTGTCATTGCATTCCATCCAACTCAGAGAATTATAGCTGCAGGGGATGTAACTGGGAGAATTTTGACTTGGAGGGGATTTGGTAATAGAGCCTTTGCTGCAAGCAATGGAGTAGCGGAccaaaagttgataaatgttCAAGAGGACAAACCTGGGGTGAGAgataatgatgatgctgattcCTGCTCTACATGGCATTGGCACTCAGCTGAAGTCAACGTCCTCTCTTTCTCTTCGGACGGCTCATACTTGTATTCAG GTGGAAAGGAAGGAGTGCTTGTGGTTTGGCAACTAGACACTGGGAAGAAGAAATTTCTACCACGAATTGGATCTCCTCTGCTGTATTTCATAGATTCTCCGGACCCTACCCTTTCTtct ATATCTTGTGCAGATAATCAAATTCATCTGCTGAAAATGCCTTCAATGGGAATTCTGAAGACTATTTCGGGGATAAAG GCTCCATGTTTTTATCCTGATATCCACAAAGGCTTGGGTAATGGGATTGCTTTTGACCAAACTGCTGGGATAGTTGCTGTACGCACAGAGAATTATTGTATCCAATTTTACAGCCTCTTTGACGATCGTGGAGTTTCTGAG GTTCAAGTTTGTGAGCGAAATCATCAACCAGGCGATGATGTCACA GTAATAGTGACTTCAGTGGCTCTCTCCATTGATGGCTCTCTGATGAGCACTTCTGAAGTAAAGCTTGCTGAAGAGGGCATAGGTGGTCTAGTTTGCCTCAAGTTTTGGGACGCAGGTTCTCAAAACAAAGAGTTTAGCTTGTCAACAATTGTTTATGAACCACACAG GGATGCCGGCATTTCTGCTGTTAAATTCCATCCTTCCGGTAATATGGTGGTTAGTTCATCTTTTGGTGGTGACTTCAAG GTTTGGAAATGCAACCATGATGTTATACAGAATGATCAGATGCGTCAGAATTTTAGCTGGACTTGCCATTCCGTTGGTTCTTATAA AAAAAAGCCAATGACTGCTGCTGCCTTTTCTGCTGATGGTTCTGTTCTTGCTGTTGCGGCAGAAACCCTTATTACATTATGGAACCCCTACAAGAATGTCCTCTTGGCAGTACTTGGAGAAACTCTCACG CCAATTGTGAACCTGTCATTCGTTGGGAAGTCAGATAATCTTGTAGCTGCATCATGTGGTTCAAATCCACAACTTTCTGTCTGGAACATGTCAAAGTTATCTGTATCATGGTCATATAAGCTTCATATAGAAG CTGTAGCTTCTGCTGTTGATTTATCTTCCTTTGCTGCTCTGGTCCTTCTTCCTGAGTCATCTAAGAAAACAACTTTTAAAGGAATGGATGGTGTAATCTTATTATTCAATGCAACTGATCCTGTTCCTACTGTTATTTGGTCTGTGAGGAAG GCCAAGGGTGGGGCTCTTTGTTTTGTTCAAGTAAATCCATCTTCCGTTGAAGAGATCAGTATAGATGGCAAAGCACCTGAGGTGCTTCTTGCATATATGAATGGTGATCATGAATATGTTCTGTTTGATCCATACTGCAAAGATGCCCGTGAGGTTAGCGTCAGCCAAAAGGAAGGTCTTGCTGCCCATGACCACAAAG GACAAGCAGGGCAATATGGTTATGCATCCATCTATGGAGAGTTACCAGAGTTTGACAGGAAGAGACCTGAGGCTCCTTGGGTTCCATCATTTCCATCTGACAGACCTTGGGAAACCATATTCAGTGGATCATCTCATAATCTTCCGCCTCTCACCAAACTGTGTTCAGCTTTCCTTGAATCCTTATTGGAAAAGAGAACAGCTGCTGCTGAATGA